In Streptomyces avermitilis MA-4680 = NBRC 14893, the genomic window GCCATCAGCTGCGTGTGGATGGTGCCACCGCCCTCCACCATGAGCCGGCCGACGCCGCGGCGCCCGAGCTCATCGAGGACCAGGCCCCAGTCGAGCTCGGGGCCGACACCGACCACGTCGGCCAGGTCGCCCAGGGTGGCGCGCACCTTCTCCACCGCGCTGTCCACGGTGACCACCAGCTTGTCGCCGCCGTGGTGCCAGAAGTTCAGGTCGGCGGAGAGGTCGCCGGACTGGGTGACCGTGACCTTCAGCGGGTACTCCGGCTTGCCGTCGGCGACGCGCTGAGCGCGCCGTTCGTCGCTGTTGACCAGCAGACGCGGGTTGTCCCGGCGCATGGTGTTCGCGCCGATCAGTATGGCGTCGGATTCGGCGCGGACCTGGTCGACGCGGTCGAAGTCCTCCGCGTTGGACAGGCGCAGCCGCTCGGGGCTGGTGTCGTCCAGGTAGCCGTCAACCGACATGGCGGCGGAGAGCAGGACGTACGGGCGGGCGGTCATCTGATCAGGCTTCCGTTTCTGTCTCGTGGACAAGGGTGGAGTCGAAGGCGGCGCGGAACTCTTCGACCTCCGGCACGCGCTGCCAGGGGGTCAGGGCCTTGTCGAGCCGAGTGAGCTCGTTCGTGATCCGGCCCGATCCCGTGTCTCCCGCGACCATCAGCGCGTTCATACCGACCGCAGCGGCCTGCTCCGGCACCCGGGCGCCGGCCAGAGCCACGGCCTGCCGCGCCATGTAGACACCGCGGTCGCGGTGGTAGCCGTCCGGCATCATCCGGATCGCAGCGGCGAACCCATCTGCGGCCTGGTCGTGCTTGCCGAGGGCCTCCAGGCCCTGAGCGCGGTGGATCTCTACATACGAGGCGGACAGCCACACGCCCCACGGAGTGGGGTCGGCGGCCGCGCCATCGAGGGCGTTGCGGACGTCGTCGATGGCGCGCTCGCTCTCGTCAGCGTCGCCGCGCAACGCGTGCCCGTACGCCTCATACGTGCGCGCGACGGCGGCGAGCCGGCTGCGCGGGCGCGCCATGCGCTGCGCGGCTTCTGCGAGGTCGACTACGTCGACCAAATCCGCTGTGTCACCGGCCAGTTGCGCCTTGCGGGCCATGACGTATGTGCTCAGATCGGTGTCTCCGACCGTGTGCGACCACTGCATTGCCCGGTCCAGCCAGTACGACGCCGCCTCCGGGTTGCCCAGATCCTGGTAGATCCAGGACAGGAACTCTCCGTACTGCGTTTGCAGCTCCATGAGGTCGCGCCGGTCGATGCCTTTGGCGTCCCGCCGCAGCTCCTGGATGACCTGGATGTGGTCGCGTACCGCGCCGACGACTTGCCGAGGCCCCAGGAGGTTGTCGCTGTCGATCAGGAGGCGGCGGGTGCGGCGCAGGTGCTCCACCGGCGTGGACCCGTACGCTGACGCGGCCCGCGCCTTGCGGACCAAGCCTGGTACAGCGCTCG contains:
- a CDS encoding DNA-binding protein; the encoded protein is MEHLRRTRRLLIDSDNLLGPRQVVGAVRDHIQVIQELRRDAKGIDRRDLMELQTQYGEFLSWIYQDLGNPEAASYWLDRAMQWSHTVGDTDLSTYVMARKAQLAGDTADLVDVVDLAEAAQRMARPRSRLAAVARTYEAYGHALRGDADESERAIDDVRNALDGAAADPTPWGVWLSASYVEIHRAQGLEALGKHDQAADGFAAAIRMMPDGYHRDRGVYMARQAVALAGARVPEQAAAVGMNALMVAGDTGSGRITNELTRLDKALTPWQRVPEVEEFRAAFDSTLVHETETEA
- a CDS encoding RibD family protein — protein: MTARPYVLLSAAMSVDGYLDDTSPERLRLSNAEDFDRVDQVRAESDAILIGANTMRRDNPRLLVNSDERRAQRVADGKPEYPLKVTVTQSGDLSADLNFWHHGGDKLVVTVDSAVEKVRATLGDLADVVGVGPELDWGLVLDELGRRGVGRLMVEGGGTIHTQLMAANLADEVHLAIAPLLVGQPEAAQFLGAADYPGGSTARMKVLEVRAIDDVVFVRYAPKERG